From Tripterygium wilfordii isolate XIE 37 chromosome 13, ASM1340144v1, whole genome shotgun sequence, the proteins below share one genomic window:
- the LOC120012830 gene encoding E3 ubiquitin-protein ligase RING1-like, with product MSVQKFVVFRDRPSPPPLPRPPCLIPVPPSRVPNKDDVKPALFVPIFLPIVITAVALFGLIWQGWRFYKYRQNQNDSRRIRNSPILFHTQDSFRDENQGPGIDHPIWYINTEGLQQSTIDSITVCKYKKDEGLIEGTDCFVCLSEFEEDESLRLLPKCSHAFHIACIDTWLRSHKNCPLCRAPIVSDDYVAQSSEANSNDLDSREDAEEDNVVNNDSELAIEQMGGDEVRIEDHNNPVEANNTNVEDLRKKSKHLISRNYPSRVQSDLAENRQASTEGGVQPRRRSVSMDSLVSIKNLKSKIYSKRRSGSFSMIKLARSSSIEPILMKRSSTSSGKASSSSGRSSSHDSILPL from the coding sequence ATGTCTGTCCAAAAGTTTGTAGTCTTTCGTGATCGTCCATCCCCACCACCGCTGCCACGGCCACCATGTCTGATACCAGTACCGCCTTCAAGGGTTCCAAACAAGGATGATGTAAAACCTGCCCTATTTGTTCCAATATTCTTGCCTATTGTAATTACTGCCGTTGCTCTTTTCGGGCTCATATGGCAAGGTTGGAGATTTTACAAATATAGGCAGAACCAGAACGATTCGAGGAGAATAAGGAATTCTCCAATTTTGTTCCACACCCAAGATAGTTTTCGAGATGAAAATCAAGGGCCAGGAATTGATCACCCAATTTGGTACATCAATACTGAGGGTCTACAACAATCAACAATTGATTCAATCACAGTCTGCAAGTATAAGAAAGATGAAGGGTTGATTGAAGGCACAGATTGCTTTGTTTGCTTGAGTGAgtttgaagaagatgaaagtcTTCGTCTTTTGCCAAAGTGTAGCCATGCCTTTCATATTGCTTGTATTGATACTTGGTTGAGATCACACAAGAACTGCCCATTGTGTCGCGCCCCGATAGTCAGTGACGACTATGTTGCTCAATCCTCGGAGGCAAATTCAAATGATTTGGATTCAAGGGAGGATGCAGAAGAGGATAATGTAGTGAACAATGACAGTGAATTAGCAATCGAACAGATGGGAGGAGATGAAGTGAGGATTGAAGACCATAATAATCCAGTTGAGGCTAATAACACTAATGTTGAagatttgagaaagaaatcaaaacaTTTGATTTCGAGGAACTATCCTTCGAGGGTCCAAAGCGATTTAGCTGAGAATCGACAAGCATCGACAGAAGGAGGAGTACAACCTAGGAGAAGGTCAGTATCAATGGATTCATTAGTGTCAATTAAGAACTTGAAATCGAAGATTTATTCCAAGCGAAGGAGTGGAAGCTTTAGTATGATTAAACTGGCGAGGAGTTCTTCAATTGAGCCTATTTTGATGAAAAGGTCTTCCACCTCAAGCGGGAAGGCCTCTTCATCGTCAGGACGTAGTAGCAGCCATGACTCAATCCTTCCATTGTGA